A part of Candidatus Obscuribacterales bacterium genomic DNA contains:
- a CDS encoding MSMEG_0567/Sll0786 family nitrogen starvation N-acetyltransferase, producing the protein MTRSTYRFEIAKTATEMREYADLRYQIFCQEQRLFRGSDWDDIDAIAYPIVALTSVQSVYEPYLAPWEQVIGVVRIYEPEPGLWYGGRLGVHPTHRRGWRIGKGLIEKAVMTANTWGCERFLATVQLQNVRFFQRLHWDSLEEIDICGHPHHLMQADLNYYPANGEPRPQGLPQVLEVA; encoded by the coding sequence ATGACTCGATCTACCTATCGATTTGAGATTGCCAAAACCGCCACCGAAATGCGGGAGTATGCCGACCTGCGCTACCAAATTTTTTGCCAAGAACAGCGGCTATTTCGCGGTAGCGATTGGGATGATATTGATGCGATCGCCTATCCGATTGTGGCGCTCACCTCCGTTCAAAGTGTGTATGAACCTTACCTGGCTCCGTGGGAACAGGTGATTGGGGTTGTCCGCATCTACGAACCGGAGCCAGGGCTGTGGTATGGCGGTCGGCTAGGCGTGCATCCTACCCATCGTCGGGGCTGGCGGATTGGCAAAGGTCTGATCGAAAAAGCGGTAATGACGGCCAACACCTGGGGCTGTGAACGGTTTTTGGCCACAGTGCAGTTGCAGAACGTGCGCTTTTTTCAACGGCTACATTGGGACTCGTTGGAGGAAATCGATATCTGTGGGCATCCCCATCACCTCATGCAAGCTGATTTGAATTATTATCCGGCCAATGGTGAGCCTCGTCCTCAAGGGCTGCCTCAAGTGCTTGAGGTGGCATAG